The Tigriopus californicus strain San Diego chromosome 5, Tcal_SD_v2.1, whole genome shotgun sequence genome includes a region encoding these proteins:
- the LOC131881284 gene encoding acetoacetyl-CoA synthetase-like isoform X1: MDSSIQLRSSSRVLVFKESVHRIEDAIISEADTATSSQRHPNPQETAEEDDLSHGFRVGAKISQASASSLRSITRPLSVAWPKSSLFRSWCCFRVHPESSHSHPRRAPCYETLEMKVETMTNDGNAQAQGDNEDLLWKPLSTKTHHLELIRLGLNEQYSVNLLHYHDLHKWSVEHFDLFWAFLWNYFQIKSSVPPTKPVVDKEQLISDIPRWFPGVKMNYAENLLRYPDGDKIAFYFTTERVKDIGIQSKTFGQLRRRVAFIAHALRQHGVQVGDRVVGYLPNFAESIEIMAAVSSIGAIWSSTSPDFGVSGVLDRFKQISPKIVFSVEAVSYNLKIHNHLDKLKEVVDGLPNVEKVVVIPYCTSETDISLNTLNMGDKATFFSEFIGPETGSSPALTFEHLPFDHPLFIMYSSGTTGAPKCMVHGAGGTLMKHLEEHQIQGNRGPEDVLMYYTTIGWMMWNWMVSALALGTTLVLYDGSPLLPHVAAMWDLVDECGITVFGTSAKWIAVQEDKGVQPRLSHKLGTLKAICSTGSPLSPHSYDYVYREIKSNVLLASISGGTDIIACFMGENTVLPVHRGEIQSAHLGCAIECWDEDGQPIEGDSGELVCTRPFPSMPVKFWNDPDGKLYRAAYFDKYPGVWAHGDFLHINPKTKGLFMLGRSDGTLNPNGVRFGSAEIYSILETFDIVADSLCVGQRVGNEERVILFLKMKDPGMFTPELIKVIRGKIRTQLSARHVPALILPIDDIPYTVNGKKVEVAVKKILANQPVKNAGALSNPESLELFRNIPETQVW; encoded by the coding sequence ATGGATTCGTCGATCCAATTAAGAAGTAGTTCCCGTGTCCTCGTGTTCAAAGAATCGGTCCATCGAATCGAGGACGCTATTATTTCCGAGGCTGACACTGCAACCTCCAGTCAGCGTCATCCGAATCCCCAAGAGACAGCTGAAGAAGACGATCTCAGCCATGGATTTAGAGTTGGGGCCAAAATTTCCCAAGCCTCGGCCTCCTCGTTGCGTTCGATAACCCGTCCGTTGTCTGTTGCTTGGCCAAAGTCGTCCTTATTTCGCTCTTGGTGTTGTTTCAGAGTTCATCCGGAGAGTTCGCACTCGCATCCGCGACGAGCTCCGTGTTACGAAACCCTTGAAATGAAGGTGGAGACCATGACCAACGATGGCAACGCTCAGGCTCAAGGCGACAATGAGGATCTCTTGTGGAAGCCGCTCTCCACCAAAACTCATCATCTGGAGCTCATTCGATTGGGACTGAATGAACAATATTCGGTCAATCTGTTGCACTATCACGATCTCCACAAATGGTCGGTGGAGCACTTTGATCTGTTCTGGGCCTTTCTTTGGAACtactttcaaatcaaatcttcCGTCCCTCCCACTAAACCCGTGGTGGACAAAGAGCAGCTCATCAGTGATATTCCTCGCTGGTTTCCCGGTGTTAAGATGAACTATGCGGAAAATCTCCTGCGATACCCGGACGGTGACAAGATCGCTTTCTATTTCACCACTGAGCGAGTCAAGGACATTGGAATCCAGAGCAAGACCTTTGGACAATTGCGTCGACGAGTGGCCTTCATCGCTCACGCTCTTCGACAGCATGGTGTGCAAGTTGGCGATCGTGTGGTGGGGTATTTGCCCAATTTCGCTGAATCGATCGAAATCATGGCGGCTGTGTCTTCCATTGGAGCCATCTGGAGCTCGACATCCCCGGATTTTGGAGTTTCCGGAGTACTGGATCGCTTCAAGCAAATCTCGCCCAAAATCGTGTTTTCTGTCGAAGCTGTGTCCTACAATCTCAAAATCCACAACCACTTGGACAAGCTCAAAGAAGTTGTGGATGGTCTTCCAAATGTTGAAAAGGTGGTCGTGATTCCATACTGCACTAGTGAGACTGACATCTCGCTCAACACCTTGAACATGGGCGACAAAGCCACCTTCTTCTCGGAATTCATCGGTCCTGAAACGGGCTCATCGCCGGCCTTGACCTTCGAGCATCTTCCCTTTGACCATCCTTTATTCATCATGTACTCCAGTGGAACAACCGGTGCGCCCAAGTGCATGGTCCACGGCGCGGGTGGAACCCTCATGAAGCACTTGGAAGAGCATCAGATCCAAGGGAATCGAGGTCCCGAAGATGTGCTCATGTATTACACCACCATTGGGTGGATGATGTGGAACTGGATGGTTTCGGCACTAGCCCTGGGTACGACTTTGGTCTTGTACGATGGCTCCCCTTTGCTTCCACACGTGGCGGCCATGTGGGACTTGGTGGATGAGTGCGGGATCACCGTTTTTGGCACGTCCGCGAAGTGGATCGCCGTCCAGGAGGACAAAGGAGTGCAACCGCGACTCAGTCATAAGTTAGGGACGTTAAAAGCCATCTGCAGCACGGGTTCACCCTTGAGTCCACATAGTTATGACTATGTTTACCGAGAGATCAAAAGCAACGTACTCTTAGCTTCCATCAGCGGAGGCACGGATATCATCGCGTGTTTCATGGGCGAAAATACGGTGCTTCCCGTGCATCGCGGAGAAATTCAAAGTGCTCATCTTGGATGTGCCATCGAGTGTTGGGACGAGGATGGTCAACCGATTGAAGGTGACTCGGGTGAACTCGTCTGCACTCGACCTTTCCCCTCGATGCCAGTAAAGTTCTGGAACGACCCCGATGGCAAACTGTACCGGGCCGCCTATTTCGACAAGTATCCCGGCGTTTGGGCCCACGGCGACTTCCTCCATATCAACCCTAAAACCAAGGGCCTGTTCATGTTAGGGCGATCCGATGGAACACTCAATCCCAATGGAGTACGTTTTGGGAGCGCCGAAATCTACAGTATCCTGGAGACCTTTGACATCGTAGCAGACTCGCTTTGTGTTGGACAACGCGTTGGCAACGAAGAACGCGTAATCctgttcttgaaaatgaaagatccCGGCATGTTCACTCCTGAGTTGATCAAAGTCATTCGCGGCAAGATCCGAACCCAACTGAGTGCCCGTCATGTACCTGCACTCATTCTTCCCATAGACGACATTCCCTACACCGTGAATGGCAAGAAAGTCGAGGTAGCTGTCAAGAAGATACTGGCCAATCAACCAGTAAAGAATGCTGGAGCTTTATCTAATCCGGAGAGTTTGGAATTGTTCCGAAACATCCCGGAGACTCAGGTTTGGTAA
- the LOC131881284 gene encoding acetoacetyl-CoA synthetase-like isoform X2, translated as MKVETMTNDGNAQAQGDNEDLLWKPLSTKTHHLELIRLGLNEQYSVNLLHYHDLHKWSVEHFDLFWAFLWNYFQIKSSVPPTKPVVDKEQLISDIPRWFPGVKMNYAENLLRYPDGDKIAFYFTTERVKDIGIQSKTFGQLRRRVAFIAHALRQHGVQVGDRVVGYLPNFAESIEIMAAVSSIGAIWSSTSPDFGVSGVLDRFKQISPKIVFSVEAVSYNLKIHNHLDKLKEVVDGLPNVEKVVVIPYCTSETDISLNTLNMGDKATFFSEFIGPETGSSPALTFEHLPFDHPLFIMYSSGTTGAPKCMVHGAGGTLMKHLEEHQIQGNRGPEDVLMYYTTIGWMMWNWMVSALALGTTLVLYDGSPLLPHVAAMWDLVDECGITVFGTSAKWIAVQEDKGVQPRLSHKLGTLKAICSTGSPLSPHSYDYVYREIKSNVLLASISGGTDIIACFMGENTVLPVHRGEIQSAHLGCAIECWDEDGQPIEGDSGELVCTRPFPSMPVKFWNDPDGKLYRAAYFDKYPGVWAHGDFLHINPKTKGLFMLGRSDGTLNPNGVRFGSAEIYSILETFDIVADSLCVGQRVGNEERVILFLKMKDPGMFTPELIKVIRGKIRTQLSARHVPALILPIDDIPYTVNGKKVEVAVKKILANQPVKNAGALSNPESLELFRNIPETQVW; from the coding sequence ATGAAGGTGGAGACCATGACCAACGATGGCAACGCTCAGGCTCAAGGCGACAATGAGGATCTCTTGTGGAAGCCGCTCTCCACCAAAACTCATCATCTGGAGCTCATTCGATTGGGACTGAATGAACAATATTCGGTCAATCTGTTGCACTATCACGATCTCCACAAATGGTCGGTGGAGCACTTTGATCTGTTCTGGGCCTTTCTTTGGAACtactttcaaatcaaatcttcCGTCCCTCCCACTAAACCCGTGGTGGACAAAGAGCAGCTCATCAGTGATATTCCTCGCTGGTTTCCCGGTGTTAAGATGAACTATGCGGAAAATCTCCTGCGATACCCGGACGGTGACAAGATCGCTTTCTATTTCACCACTGAGCGAGTCAAGGACATTGGAATCCAGAGCAAGACCTTTGGACAATTGCGTCGACGAGTGGCCTTCATCGCTCACGCTCTTCGACAGCATGGTGTGCAAGTTGGCGATCGTGTGGTGGGGTATTTGCCCAATTTCGCTGAATCGATCGAAATCATGGCGGCTGTGTCTTCCATTGGAGCCATCTGGAGCTCGACATCCCCGGATTTTGGAGTTTCCGGAGTACTGGATCGCTTCAAGCAAATCTCGCCCAAAATCGTGTTTTCTGTCGAAGCTGTGTCCTACAATCTCAAAATCCACAACCACTTGGACAAGCTCAAAGAAGTTGTGGATGGTCTTCCAAATGTTGAAAAGGTGGTCGTGATTCCATACTGCACTAGTGAGACTGACATCTCGCTCAACACCTTGAACATGGGCGACAAAGCCACCTTCTTCTCGGAATTCATCGGTCCTGAAACGGGCTCATCGCCGGCCTTGACCTTCGAGCATCTTCCCTTTGACCATCCTTTATTCATCATGTACTCCAGTGGAACAACCGGTGCGCCCAAGTGCATGGTCCACGGCGCGGGTGGAACCCTCATGAAGCACTTGGAAGAGCATCAGATCCAAGGGAATCGAGGTCCCGAAGATGTGCTCATGTATTACACCACCATTGGGTGGATGATGTGGAACTGGATGGTTTCGGCACTAGCCCTGGGTACGACTTTGGTCTTGTACGATGGCTCCCCTTTGCTTCCACACGTGGCGGCCATGTGGGACTTGGTGGATGAGTGCGGGATCACCGTTTTTGGCACGTCCGCGAAGTGGATCGCCGTCCAGGAGGACAAAGGAGTGCAACCGCGACTCAGTCATAAGTTAGGGACGTTAAAAGCCATCTGCAGCACGGGTTCACCCTTGAGTCCACATAGTTATGACTATGTTTACCGAGAGATCAAAAGCAACGTACTCTTAGCTTCCATCAGCGGAGGCACGGATATCATCGCGTGTTTCATGGGCGAAAATACGGTGCTTCCCGTGCATCGCGGAGAAATTCAAAGTGCTCATCTTGGATGTGCCATCGAGTGTTGGGACGAGGATGGTCAACCGATTGAAGGTGACTCGGGTGAACTCGTCTGCACTCGACCTTTCCCCTCGATGCCAGTAAAGTTCTGGAACGACCCCGATGGCAAACTGTACCGGGCCGCCTATTTCGACAAGTATCCCGGCGTTTGGGCCCACGGCGACTTCCTCCATATCAACCCTAAAACCAAGGGCCTGTTCATGTTAGGGCGATCCGATGGAACACTCAATCCCAATGGAGTACGTTTTGGGAGCGCCGAAATCTACAGTATCCTGGAGACCTTTGACATCGTAGCAGACTCGCTTTGTGTTGGACAACGCGTTGGCAACGAAGAACGCGTAATCctgttcttgaaaatgaaagatccCGGCATGTTCACTCCTGAGTTGATCAAAGTCATTCGCGGCAAGATCCGAACCCAACTGAGTGCCCGTCATGTACCTGCACTCATTCTTCCCATAGACGACATTCCCTACACCGTGAATGGCAAGAAAGTCGAGGTAGCTGTCAAGAAGATACTGGCCAATCAACCAGTAAAGAATGCTGGAGCTTTATCTAATCCGGAGAGTTTGGAATTGTTCCGAAACATCCCGGAGACTCAGGTTTGGTAA